A genomic region of Tigriopus californicus strain San Diego chromosome 1, Tcal_SD_v2.1, whole genome shotgun sequence contains the following coding sequences:
- the LOC131880314 gene encoding leucine-rich repeat-containing protein 45-like: protein MEETLNKNGTMTTFPSQAPLMPVLDEMRINRDGVVVFHLSSRNLNSNECSELAKRIGTDSDLFEFDLTDSYLDQKNLSILLKGLACNQSIQVVNLKGNNLSGDNIALLGLVLKQTTVIQRLCLSWNDLGLEADYFGAFCSGLRENDSLVALNLSNNCLTHKHAQQLANSLQMGVSTLKNLDLRWNNIGSLGGQAFLDALKTNRKLLSIQLEGNQIPSEILSAICHMLHQNSETEIILQAQKHQTLTLEEKLSNFQSQLKHHEEVKTHELRDMEHDFKDRNDSLHFEIGKLKSALDQKILNEGTLQEKLKFTQQALNLAEDQVKDLLRRDQSRENHLRKIHDNCNSFEKDIRQEWIAKEESYMRQIEDLDAKVASMRSREAELKNECVALQGAKDQALRELEHELQAKSRDKDHWELQMDSLKNAHQDNIGKLNDVYERDKIRLIEANAQERERWEQLKARQENAIQKMKTQIEDLKVQIAAGMSQHKSQIEAMEREYQDRKGDYILHSESKTALMRKEISEVQLELKVLHQKLESKQEQVSNLEGQILDKTAEIAQLEKVIGGFQKSKEALRDTISKEFQARLEDAEEKSKQIPVLLTKMEAAEKEIAIVVAKRGQEVQKRDDEILDLKGELKKQHDVITHLRNNEEKRKAQLSSALQGLMKAEM, encoded by the exons ATGGAGGAAACCCTCAATAAAAATGGTACCATGACTACTTTTCCTTCCCAAGCGCCTTTGATGCCAGTCCTCGATGAAATGAG GATCAATCGAGACGGAGTCGTGGTTTTCCACTTAAGTTCGCGCAACCTCAATTCCAATGAATGTTCCGAATTGGCCAAGCGAATTGGAACCGATTCTGATCTTTTCGAGTTCGACTTAACCGATTCGTATTTGGATCAAAAGAATCTATCGATCCTTTTGAAAGGACTGGCATGCAATCAATCCATTCAAGTCGTAAATCTTAAGGGCAATAATCTGAGCGGGGACAATATCGCGTTACTTGGACTCGTTCTGAAGCAAACCACCGTTATCCAAAG ACTCTGCTTGTCTTGGAACGACCTCGGATTAGAAGCCGATTACTTTGGAGCCTTTTGTTCAGGGCTTCGCGAAAATGACTCCTTAGTCGCATTGAACTTGAGTAATAATTGTCTGACTCATAAACATGCTCAACAACTGGCCAACTCTCTCCAGATGGGCGTTTCAACTCTAAAGAACTTGGATCTACGATGGAACAACATTGGATCGCTTGGAGGTCAAGCTTTTCTTGATGCTTTGAAGACGAATCGGAAGCTTTTGTCTATTCAATTGGAAGGAAATCAAATCCCCAGCGAAATACTTTCGGCCATAT GTCACATGTTACACCAAAACTCAGAGACGGAAATCATTTTGCAAGCACAAAAACACCAGACCCTAACTCTGGAAGAGAAATTATCcaattttcaatctcaattgaagCACCACGAAGAAGTCAAAACACACGAATTGCGTGACATGGAACACGATTTTAAGGATAGAAACGATTCGCTCCATTTTGagattggaaaattgaagtctgCTCTCgaccaaaagattttgaatgaaggCACCTTGCAAGAAAAGCTCAAGTTCACTCAACAAGCACTCAACTTGGCCGAAGATCAGGTGAAGGATCTTCTTCGGAGGGATCAGAGTCGAGAAAATCACCTGAGAAAGATCCATGACAATTGTAACTCGTTTGAGAAAGATATACGCCAG GAATGGATCGCGAAAGAGGAATCATACATGCGACAGATTGAAGATTTGGACGCCAAAGTGGCATCCATGAGATCTCGTGAGGCAGAACTGAAGAATGAATGTGTAGCATTGCAAGGGGCGAAAGATCAAGCCCTAAGGGAGCTGGAACATGAGTTGCAAGCCAAGAGCCGGGATAAAGACCATTGGGAACTTCAAATGGACAGCCTCAAAAATGCTCACCAGGACAATATTGGAAAACTGAATGATGTCTATGAGCGAGACAAGATCCGATTGATCGAGGCGAATGCTCAAGAACGAGAAAGGTGGGAACAACTCAAAGCTCGGCAAGAAAACGCtatccaaaaaatgaaaacccaAATTGAAGATCTGAAAGTTCAAATCGCAGCGGGAATGAGCCAACACAAAAGTCAAATCGAAGCCATGGAGCGAGAATATCAGGACAGAAAA GGTGACTACATTCTCCATAGCGAATCCAAAACAGCCTTGATGAGAAAGGAAATCTCCGAAGTCCAATTGGAGCTGAAAGTGCTGCATCAAAAATTGGAATCTAAGCAAGAGCAAGTTTCAAATCTTGAGGGACAAATCCTAGACAAGACTGCGGAAATAGCTCAATTGGAAAAG GTTATCGGAGGGTTTCAAAAATCCAAGGAAGCCTTGAGAGACACCATTAGCAAGGAGTTTCAGGCCAGACTGGAAGACGCGGAAGAAAAATCGAAACAAATCCCGGTATTGCTAACAAAGATGGAAGCTGCAGAAAAGGAAATCGCGATAGTTGTTGCCAAGAGGGGCCAAGAAGTTCAAAAGAGAGATGATGAGATTTTGGATCTTAAAGGAGAGCTGAAAAAGCAACATGACGTCATCACCCACCTACG GAACAATGAGGAAAAACGAAAAGCCCAATTGTCCTCTGCCTTACAAGGTTTGATGAAAGCCGAGATGTAA
- the LOC131880343 gene encoding transmembrane protein 17-like, whose protein sequence is MSEMAKETFKQVSESMFPGITHSLHSKPPEIRLGHEIVTNLSLQMCLFFNVCYFPFWLIISILITSLKYEHLNYLYKFILVTVLAATIAIEIVRLYLGYLGNLMERVPELAGFWLLSVLLQFPLQAFLFFNEDLVILPLERAANFVMVGLVLAELITGFIALRKITKHQAKKFHLLQLRQEAIFEFE, encoded by the exons ATGAGTGAAATGGCCAAGGAAACGTTCAAACAAGTTTCCGAGTCCATGTTCCCGGGCATCACGCACAGCCTGCATAGTAAACCCCCGGAGATTCGCCTAGGCCACGAGATCGTTACTAACCTCTCGCTTCAGATGTGCTTGTTCTTCAATGTGTGCTATTTCCCGTTCTGGTTGATCATTTCTATTCTGATCACATCTCTCAAATACGAACATCTCAACTATCTCTACAAATTCATCCTGGTCACGGTGTTAGCCGCCACCATTGCCATCGAAATTGTCAGACTCTACTTGGGCTACTTGGGCAATCTCATGGAAAGG GTCCCAGAATTGGCTGGCTTTTGGCTCCTCTCGGTGTTGCTCCAATTTCCACTCCAAgccttcctcttcttcaatgAAGATCTAGTCATTTTGCCACTCGAAAGGGCTGCTAATTTTGTAATGGTGGGATTAGTCCTGGCCGAGCTCATTACCGGGTTCATTGCTCTTCGAAAGATCACCAAACATCAAGCCAAGAAGTTCCATCTCCTCCAATTGAGACAAGAGGCTATTTTTGAATTCGAATAG
- the LOC131880251 gene encoding acyl-CoA-binding domain-containing protein 5-like, which produces MSVEDQFKAAVAVIQGLPKNGPFQPSNEMMLKFYSYYKQATEGPCHISKPGFWDVVKRAKFDGWNKLGNMAKEEAMKLYVEELKKIVEVMSFDCDVATFTEVLGPFYEYMSQDEVDDEETNRNKDKALTKGIQSPSLKYQNEPLNHGPDQSYDHMINQALGKFDEGPDNGSDEDSLAIGMGELADDLELLQETIRSQRTDPKGEIHLSDVSNLPTQIAIHRNNCDDANASDNTDEEDVFHEAISDPKHMSQMVTNKSIPEPYIMCEVTNSLNHSVEMLRKDLENVQLRLIHLDEMVQIEQKSRSSSECCWPCQDLSKPTLMFVVTWPFVAHGLISLAHSWRK; this is translated from the exons ATGTCGGTGGAGGACCAATTTAAGGCCGCAGTGGCGGTTATTCAGGGTCTACccaaaaatg GGCCCTTTCAACCTTCGAATGAAATGATGCTCAAATTCTACTCCTACTACAAACAAGCCACCGAAGGTCCTTGCCACATTTCCAAACCCGGATTCTGGGATGTCGTAAAGCgggccaaatttgatggttgGAATAAATTAGGAAATATGGCCAAAGAAGAAGCCATGAAGCTCTATGTCGAGGAGTTGAAAAAG ATTGTCGAGGTCATGTCATTTGATTGTGATGTGGCGACTTTTACGGAGGTTCTCGGACCATTTTACGAATACATGAGCCAAGATGAAGTCGACGATGAAGAAACCAATAGAAACAAAGACAAGGCATTAACCAAGGGCATCCAATCCCCCTCgctaaaatatcaaaatgaaccactAAATCATGGACCAGATCAGAGCTACGACCATATGATAAATCAAGCACTGGGAAAATTTGACGAGGGTCCGGACAATG GGTCGGATGAGGATTCATTGGCGATAGGAATGGGAGAACTAGCGGACGATCTCGAATTACTTCAAGAAACCATTCGATCACAACGCACAGATCCTAAAGGCGAAATTCATCTATCGGACGTCTCAAATTTGCCGACGCAAATTGCCATTCATCGGAACAATTGTGATGATGCAAATGCCAGCGATAACACTGACGAAGAAGATGTCTTCCATGAGGCAATCAGCGATCCAAAGCATATGAGTCAAATGGTTACGAACAAATCCATTCCAGAG CCCTACATCATGTGTGAAGTGACCAATTCATTGAACCACTCAGTAGAAATGCTACGGAAAGATTTGGAAAACGTTCAGCTCCGGTTAATTCATCTAGACGAAATGGTTCAGATTGAGCAGAAAAGTCGCTCCTCGAGTGAGTGTTGTTGGCCTTGCCAAGATTTGTCAAAACCTACTCTGATGTTTGTTGTCACATGGCCATTTGTGGCTCATGGTCTGATATCTTTAGCCCATTCATGGAGAAAATAA
- the LOC131880246 gene encoding protein OS-9-like gives MATVGSLWTGLWGVLITAAVSGAHEAPTAGDWPSLGWLNRYELENIHYHIDIQGTPISEQSSGSNVPESQAQEDIVPIINKFGQRYHCRVPMMETPTTHQNTGLESGPNGPVVEIPPQDIHQLLTPLAKAPCLLRTKDWWTYEFCYGKSVRQFHMEDNRPSGKIMSLGQYDHDYEWKEGEGVAGLKHHSQFYLNGSACDLTGSLRQTEVRFICNSDAIVDAIVQVDEPVSCEYVLTVATSKICSFPQLKPPPVIEPQPIVCSPVLTEREYEKYLKFEEAQQKLQKKKALANAAKQKKKMLEVLKDEDLSGFDVDSEEGFAIMEEMVQMRMADKLASELKSMLTSPSSGSSFETLGQNGFTFKRIFADDLFDTSSKRVLVNKENYLALMKSVLAEKKSKRIFKDLNPEDASDSPAKMKFLTQSQDEHDQDQEYLDMERKIRSDFTTPEEMHQELDKVISTLDPEEQNKIRAFTNSEEFKKEIEASFKDIVEETEQEIGLKLNSEPNPVIEEYLSTVKDLMSKLDQTSNKINDMTEEITSLDEEVDEKEDEIDSLKVEDLDDLEMETFMQESLKRDNKRSVKKDLSRQFGEEPEDDALVPQEGEEERVDLGDEEPEPVKNIQIKVTDINPKQVSGLKGSPSSEKVAKRLESAIKDKLVKAGFDSGGRQIEVKLVTSAHILDDFSDESDSSQNNVPEDPESQQQFQNMLYNLMIGNHAGYDDIDSQRKSEKNYKFAWNDAEFMSTIEEPVDDLISSDTSMASSSSSSISSSDSPSD, from the exons ATGGCCACCGTCGGGAGCTTGTGGACTGGCTTGTGGGGCGTTCTAATAACCGCAGCCGTTAGCGGCGCTCACGAGGCCCCCACAGCCGGCGACTGGCCCAGTTTGGGTTGGCTGAATCGATACGAGTTGGAAAACATTCACTACCACATCGATATCCAAGGCACGCCCATATCCGAACAATCCAGTGGCTCCAACGTTCCGGAGAGTCAA GCTCAAGAAGATATCGTGCCCATTATCAATAAATTCGGCCAACGATACCATTGTCGGGTGCCGATGATGGAAACCCCCACCACCCATCAGAACACAGGCTTAGAGAGTGGGCCCAATGGACCCGTGGTCGAGATCCCGCCCCAGGATATCCATCAGCTCTTGACCCCCTTGGCCAAAGCTCCGTGTTTGTTGCGGACAAAAGACTGGTGGACCTATGAGTTCTGTTACGGCAAGAGTGTCCGACAGTTCCACATGGAAG ACAATCGGCCATCGGGCAAAATCATGTCATTGGGGCAATACGATCACGATTATGAATGGAAAGAAGGCGAAGGGGTGGCTGGGCTGAAGCATCACAGTCAGTTCTATTTGAATGGCTCGGCTTGCGATTTGACAGGGTCATTGCGACAAACTGAAGTTCGG TTCATCTGCAATTCGGATGCTATCGTGGATGCGATTGTGCAAGTGGATGAGCCCGTGTCGTGTGAATACGTGCTGACTGTCGCCACCAGCAAGATCTGCTCGTTTCCCCAATTGAAACCTCCGCCCGTGATCGAGCCGCAACCCATTGTATGCTCGCCCGTTTTAACCGAGCGTGAATACGAAAAGTACTTGAAATTCGAAGAAG CTCAACAGAAACTGCAGAAGAAGAAAGCCTTGGCCAATGCGgccaaacagaaaaagaagatgttGGAAGTGCTGAAAGACGAAGATCTGTCCGGTTTCGATGTCGATAGTGAGGAGGGCTTCGCGATCATGGAGGAAATGGTACAAATGAGAATGGCCGACAAGTTGGCCTCTGAGCTGAAAAGCATGTTGACCTCTCCTTCATCCGGCTCGTCATTTGAGACCTTGGGCCAAAATGGATTCACCTTCAAGCGGATCTTTGCCGATGATCTGTTTGATACGAGTTCCAAAAGAGTCCTAGTGAATAAAGAAAACTATTTGGCTTTGATGAAATCTGTCTTGGCAGAGAAAAAATCCAAACGAATTTTCAAAGACCTGAACCCAGAAGATGCCAGTGACTCCCCGgctaaaatgaaatttcttacTCAATCACAAGATGAGCACGACCAAGACCAGGAGTATCTGGATATGGAGAGGAAAATCCGCAGTGATTTCACTACTCCAGAAGAGATGCACCAGGAGTTGGATAAGGTCATCTCAACCTTGGATCCCGAAGAGCAAAATAAAATTCGCGCCTTTACCAACAGTGAGGAATTCAAAAAGGAGATCGAAGCTTCATTCAAGGATATAGTCGAAGAAACTGAGCAAGAGATTGGTCTGAAGTTGAATTCAGAGCCCAATCCCGTGATTGAAGAGTATTTGTCAACGGTCAAGGACCTGATGAGTAAATTAGACCAGACCTCGAACAAAATCAATGACATGACTGAAGAAATCACCTCTCTAGACGAGGAggttgatgaaaaagaagacgagATTGATAGCTTGAAAGTTGAGGATCTGGATGACCTTGAGATGGAAACATTCATGCAAGAAAGCCTTAAGCGCGACAACAAGCGATCAGTTAAAAAGGATTTGAGTCGTCAATTCGGGGAAGAACCGGAAGACGATGCACTTGTTCCtcaagaaggtgaagaagaacGAGTGGACCTTGGAGATGAGGAACCagagcccgtgaaaaacattcaaatcaaagtgaCGGATATCAATCCAAAGCAAGTATCTGGATTGAAGGGATCGCCCAGTAGTGAGAAAGTCGCAAAACGTCTGGAATCTGCCATCAAAGACAAGTTGGTCAAAGCTGGATTCGACTCTGGAGGTCGACAAATTGAGGTCAAACTCGTGACTTCGGCACATATACTTGATGACTTTTCCGACGAGTCCGATTCTAGCCAGAATAATGTCCCGGAAGATCCAGAGAGTCAAcaacagtttcaaaatatgctttaCAACCTCAtg ATTGGTAACCATGCGGGCTATGACGACATTGATAGTCAGCGCAAGTCCGAGAAGAACTATAAATTCGCGTGGAATGACGCAGAGTTTATGAGCACTATAGAAGAGCCCGTGGATGACCTTATCTCGTCGGACACTTCTATGgcttcctcttcctcatcttcaATCTCGTCCAGCGATTCGCCTTCAGATTAG